A portion of the Candidatus Zixiibacteriota bacterium genome contains these proteins:
- the gyrB gene encoding DNA topoisomerase (ATP-hydrolyzing) subunit B, translated as MATTSSTDKKKTSTNYDASKIQVLKGLEAVRRRPAMYIGDVSSRGLHHLVYEVVDNSVDEAMAGECDYIQVILHEDQSVTVIDNGRGIPVDIHPTQKKSALEVVMTTLHAGGKFEHSSYKVSGGLHGVGVSVVNALSIWCKVEVCRDGEVYFQEYKIGKAKAPVNKIGKRKESGTKTTFMADDKIFDKIEYSFDVLAGRLREMAFLNPGLKIELKSEQTGREKEKSFLYKGGLASFVEYLNENKTSIFKKPIFFQKELDNVDVSVAIQYNDGYSESVYSYVNNIHTTEGGTHLVGFRTALTRSINIYVQKNKLLKNGKNGKGNTLSLIGEDSREGLTAVISVRVIEPQFEGQTKTKLGNSEVKGIVERVVGEHLSEYFEETPSVAKKIVEKILAAARSREAARKARELTRRKTALDSAALPGKLADCASADPEQSEIYIVEGDSAGGSAKQGRDRRFQAILPLRGKILNVEKARIDKILANQEIKSLITALGCGFGTTEFNTDKARYHKIIIMTDADIDGAHIRTLILTFFFRHMKGLIERGYIYIAQPPLFLLKKGKKEKYAYSDDEKDKIFKEMGGEKITMQRYKGLGEMNPEQLWRTTMNPETRTLLQVSMEDAAECDHLFSMLMGDEVAPRRKFIQENATYVRNLDV; from the coding sequence ATGGCGACTACGAGTAGTACTGATAAAAAGAAAACTTCGACAAATTACGACGCGTCAAAAATACAGGTACTTAAAGGACTGGAAGCGGTTCGGCGAAGGCCGGCGATGTATATCGGCGATGTTTCCAGCCGGGGATTACATCATCTCGTCTATGAGGTCGTGGATAATTCCGTCGATGAGGCTATGGCCGGGGAATGTGATTATATCCAGGTAATATTACATGAGGATCAATCGGTAACGGTTATCGATAACGGCCGCGGCATTCCGGTTGACATACATCCCACCCAGAAAAAATCGGCTTTGGAAGTTGTTATGACAACTCTTCACGCCGGAGGCAAATTCGAGCACAGCTCTTATAAAGTATCCGGCGGTTTGCATGGAGTCGGAGTATCGGTCGTAAATGCTCTGTCGATATGGTGCAAAGTTGAAGTTTGCCGGGACGGTGAAGTATATTTTCAGGAATACAAAATCGGTAAGGCAAAAGCTCCGGTCAACAAAATCGGCAAGCGCAAAGAAAGTGGTACCAAAACAACTTTTATGGCCGATGACAAAATTTTCGACAAGATTGAATATTCTTTTGATGTACTGGCGGGGCGTCTGCGCGAGATGGCCTTTTTGAATCCCGGATTGAAAATCGAGTTGAAATCGGAACAGACCGGGCGCGAGAAAGAAAAATCATTCTTGTATAAGGGCGGTCTGGCGTCGTTTGTCGAATATCTGAATGAGAATAAAACCAGCATTTTCAAAAAGCCGATATTTTTCCAGAAAGAACTCGACAACGTCGATGTCTCGGTGGCGATTCAATACAACGACGGATACAGCGAATCGGTTTATTCGTATGTCAATAACATTCACACGACCGAAGGAGGCACCCACCTCGTCGGTTTCCGAACAGCGCTGACTCGTTCGATAAACATCTATGTTCAAAAGAATAAACTTTTAAAAAACGGCAAAAACGGCAAGGGCAATACACTGTCTTTGATTGGCGAGGATAGTCGCGAAGGGCTGACGGCGGTTATATCGGTGCGCGTTATTGAACCTCAATTCGAGGGTCAGACCAAAACCAAACTGGGCAACAGCGAAGTCAAAGGCATCGTAGAACGAGTCGTTGGCGAGCATCTTTCGGAGTATTTCGAGGAAACGCCGTCGGTCGCGAAAAAAATCGTTGAGAAGATCCTCGCTGCGGCGCGGAGCCGTGAGGCGGCCCGAAAAGCCAGAGAGCTGACGCGGCGCAAAACCGCTCTCGATAGTGCGGCTCTTCCCGGCAAGCTGGCCGATTGCGCCAGTGCCGACCCGGAGCAAAGCGAAATTTATATCGTCGAGGGTGATTCGGCGGGCGGGTCGGCCAAGCAAGGTCGAGATCGCCGGTTTCAGGCGATATTGCCATTGCGGGGCAAGATTCTGAATGTCGAGAAAGCCCGTATTGACAAAATTCTGGCCAACCAGGAAATCAAATCGCTGATTACCGCTTTGGGTTGCGGTTTCGGCACGACCGAATTCAACACCGACAAAGCCCGTTATCATAAAATTATTATCATGACTGACGCCGATATTGACGGGGCTCATATTCGTACTCTGATTCTGACATTTTTCTTCCGCCATATGAAGGGGTTGATTGAGCGCGGATACATTTATATTGCTCAACCGCCGCTGTTTCTTTTGAAAAAAGGCAAGAAAGAGAAATACGCCTATTCCGATGATGAGAAAGATAAGATTTTCAAGGAAATGGGCGGCGAAAAGATTACGATGCAGCGTTACAAGGGTCTCGGTGAGATGAACCCGGAACAGTTGTGGCGGACGACAATGAATCCGGAAACGAGGACGCTTCTTCAGGTTTCAATGGAAGACGCGGCCGAATGCGATCATCTGTTTTCGATGCTGATGGGCGATGAAGTAGCTCCCCGACGTAAGTTCATTCAGGAAAACGCGACCTATGTCCGCAATCTGGATGTGTAG
- a CDS encoding ATP-binding protein yields the protein MIIDFKVKNYRSFAKEQTLSMVASSNKELKENYCEVGDFKLLKSAGIYGANASGKSNLIRAIKDMRAIILKSATIEPNTPKPIKPFLLNSKLAKKVTMFEITFIHDGIRYQYGFKTGKITIREEWLIAYPKNRSQIWFQRIYDKRKRKSIIEFGPSFKGEKQRIKRVTRNDSLFLSTAAQFGHTALTEIYDWFKVNLIIINTNDMTSPPKDFIFEQDNKNIVLWNITKTELTKLLNAADLGIEGIRISPIDINKYIENLPDDFPEKLRKKIINEWKENPPIQINTIHRMSDTGNEVIFDLDEDESDGTKRFFDLLGPWLFAIKYNATIIVDEIESSLHPLLSRALIKMINDSSRKNGSPQLIFATHDVTLLSNDLLRRDQIWFVEKNKIQASELTPLLDYKPRKGEAIFKGYMSGRYHGVPNIKDFAFEKRGK from the coding sequence ATGATAATAGATTTCAAAGTGAAAAATTACCGGTCGTTTGCCAAGGAGCAGACTCTTAGCATGGTTGCGTCTTCAAATAAAGAACTCAAAGAGAATTATTGCGAAGTCGGCGATTTCAAACTTTTAAAATCTGCCGGTATTTATGGTGCGAATGCGTCCGGGAAAAGTAATTTGATCCGCGCTATAAAAGATATGCGTGCAATAATCTTAAAATCGGCAACTATAGAGCCAAACACCCCCAAACCAATTAAACCATTTTTACTAAATAGTAAACTCGCCAAAAAAGTAACCATGTTTGAAATAACTTTTATCCATGATGGTATTAGATATCAGTATGGATTTAAAACTGGTAAAATAACCATTCGGGAGGAATGGTTAATTGCTTACCCCAAAAATCGAAGTCAAATATGGTTCCAACGGATTTATGATAAGCGAAAACGGAAGTCTATTATTGAATTTGGTCCGTCTTTTAAAGGGGAGAAGCAAAGAATAAAAAGAGTGACCCGAAACGATTCGTTATTTTTATCCACTGCTGCTCAATTTGGGCATACTGCCCTTACTGAAATTTACGATTGGTTTAAGGTGAACTTAATTATTATCAACACCAATGACATGACATCTCCGCCTAAAGATTTCATCTTTGAACAAGATAATAAAAATATAGTATTGTGGAATATTACCAAAACTGAATTAACGAAGTTATTAAATGCCGCTGACTTGGGAATTGAAGGAATTCGAATCTCGCCAATAGATATAAATAAATATATTGAGAATTTGCCTGATGATTTTCCAGAAAAACTTAGAAAAAAAATCATTAATGAGTGGAAGGAAAATCCCCCCATTCAAATTAATACTATTCATAGAATGTCTGATACAGGCAATGAAGTTATTTTTGATCTTGATGAGGACGAATCGGACGGGACAAAAAGATTTTTTGATTTATTGGGACCTTGGCTTTTTGCTATAAAATATAATGCCACAATAATTGTTGATGAAATTGAATCAAGTCTGCATCCACTTCTTTCGCGAGCATTAATTAAGATGATTAATGATTCATCACGAAAAAATGGATCGCCCCAATTAATATTCGCAACTCACGATGTTACACTACTATCAAATGATTTGCTAAGACGGGATCAAATTTGGTTTGTTGAAAAAAATAAAATACAAGCCTCAGAACTAACACCCCTATTAGACTATAAACCAAGAAAGGGCGAAGCAATCTTTAAGGGTTATATGTCTGGTCGATATCATGGCGTCCCAAATATAAAGGATTTTGCGTTTGAAAAACGAGGGAAGTAG
- a CDS encoding RloB family protein, which translates to MKNEGSRRAQREKDRLRSRADFVRKPGKKKQRQTILIVCHGQTEETYFKYLKEKLDLYRMGIVVKVVAKGEMAINVVQRALSEREKLAKSFYTPYNSVWCVTDVEITPKDHSIPRAASLAKKNKINFILSNSCFEYWFILHFEETASGFNYNKQVISRLKTHHAGYTKKGNIEKVVKEICKCIYDKTDFAIKNARKCRKAHKWGKDLTDHNPSTDVDKVVKKLIAISKM; encoded by the coding sequence TTGAAAAACGAGGGAAGTAGGCGAGCACAAAGAGAAAAAGACAGGCTCAGGAGTAGGGCTGATTTTGTCCGTAAACCAGGAAAAAAGAAACAGCGCCAAACAATCTTGATTGTATGTCATGGCCAAACTGAGGAAACCTATTTTAAGTATTTAAAAGAAAAACTTGATCTATATAGAATGGGAATTGTTGTAAAAGTTGTTGCGAAGGGGGAGATGGCTATAAATGTTGTCCAGCGTGCATTAAGTGAAAGAGAAAAACTTGCGAAGAGTTTTTATACTCCTTACAATTCTGTCTGGTGCGTGACAGATGTAGAGATTACGCCAAAAGATCATTCGATTCCAAGGGCTGCTTCTTTAGCCAAAAAAAATAAGATTAACTTTATACTGAGTAACTCATGCTTTGAATATTGGTTTATCCTTCACTTTGAAGAAACCGCAAGCGGATTCAATTATAATAAACAAGTAATAAGTCGATTGAAAACTCACCACGCCGGTTATACCAAAAAGGGCAATATAGAAAAAGTTGTAAAAGAGATTTGCAAATGCATCTATGATAAGACAGATTTCGCAATCAAAAATGCCAGAAAGTGCCGCAAGGCTCACAAATGGGGCAAAGACCTTACCGATCACAATCCATCCACAGATGTTGACAAGGTCGTTAAAAAACTGATTGCAATATCAAAAATGTAA
- a CDS encoding TusE/DsrC/DsvC family sulfur relay protein — translation MSRLKDGQSHEDHDGFLVDMANWSREIAKELARKNDLGPLTEDHWKIIEYVQQFYHENHIGPPIVKISKSTGFTSKYICQLFPCGVARGAYRLAGLPRPSGCL, via the coding sequence ATGTCAAGATTAAAAGATGGTCAATCACATGAAGATCATGATGGTTTTCTGGTTGATATGGCGAATTGGTCCAGAGAAATTGCTAAGGAATTAGCCAGGAAGAATGATCTTGGGCCGCTTACCGAGGATCACTGGAAAATAATCGAATATGTCCAGCAGTTTTATCACGAGAATCACATTGGGCCGCCAATCGTCAAAATAAGTAAATCAACAGGCTTCACCAGCAAATATATTTGTCAATTATTTCCTTGTGGTGTGGCCAGAGGTGCTTATCGATTGGCCGGGCTGCCGCGTCCATCGGGATGTCTCTAA
- a CDS encoding DUF721 domain-containing protein produces the protein MEQKPDRLGNIVDNLMASLGLKKSFHGWQVVEKWPDIVGKDIAKISRAIRFQDGILTVIVEQDAWRQELEMQREEILIKIRRRRGGKAVDKIFLKAGSIREN, from the coding sequence ATGGAACAAAAGCCTGACCGGCTGGGCAATATTGTCGATAATTTGATGGCCTCGCTGGGATTGAAAAAATCTTTTCATGGCTGGCAGGTTGTCGAAAAATGGCCGGACATTGTTGGAAAAGATATTGCGAAAATATCTCGGGCAATAAGATTTCAGGATGGTATCCTGACGGTAATCGTCGAGCAGGATGCCTGGCGGCAGGAATTGGAGATGCAGCGGGAAGAAATATTAATAAAGATCCGTCGGCGCCGCGGAGGAAAAGCGGTTGATAAAATATTTCTTAAGGCCGGCAGTATCAGGGAGAATTAG
- a CDS encoding helix-turn-helix domain-containing protein, which produces MKTNETFNLPDKEYFTTGETAAMCAVTANTVLKWVVAGKIPAARTPGGHHRIPRSAIMELIKNKEPIKSMGSKKPVVSRNNKKAFQYCWEFNSQGGKLPEGCKNCIVYRSRTGRCYEIAGLGTVAGHAGVFCQNSCDKCEYYEAVRNNYSNVLVVTDKPGIREALEVDKKQANFKLEFSDCEYRCSMMVDKFEPDYIVVDCSMGQKRSREFAQHLSVDPRIPYARIILGGGESEIPSECNHLVFAFLKRPFSIKAISDLIDGLHNENEK; this is translated from the coding sequence ATGAAAACCAATGAGACATTTAATCTACCGGATAAGGAATATTTTACAACCGGCGAAACGGCGGCAATGTGTGCCGTTACGGCCAATACGGTATTAAAGTGGGTTGTTGCCGGGAAAATTCCGGCAGCGCGAACACCAGGTGGTCATCATAGAATTCCCCGAAGTGCGATAATGGAGCTTATAAAAAATAAGGAGCCTATTAAATCAATGGGCTCAAAAAAACCCGTTGTTTCCAGAAATAACAAAAAGGCGTTTCAATACTGTTGGGAATTTAATTCCCAAGGCGGAAAACTTCCCGAAGGATGCAAAAATTGTATCGTCTATCGGTCGCGAACCGGCCGATGCTATGAAATCGCCGGGTTGGGAACAGTCGCCGGTCATGCCGGAGTTTTCTGCCAAAACAGTTGCGATAAATGTGAATATTATGAAGCCGTTCGCAACAATTATTCTAATGTACTGGTTGTTACCGATAAGCCTGGAATTCGCGAAGCGTTGGAAGTGGATAAGAAACAGGCCAATTTCAAACTTGAATTCAGCGATTGCGAATACCGTTGTTCCATGATGGTAGACAAATTCGAACCGGATTATATTGTTGTCGATTGCTCTATGGGTCAGAAACGCAGCCGTGAATTTGCGCAACATCTCAGTGTTGATCCTCGGATTCCATACGCAAGAATCATTTTGGGGGGCGGGGAATCTGAAATTCCCTCGGAATGCAATCATTTGGTATTTGCCTTTTTGAAAAGGCCGTTTTCCATTAAAGCTATTTCTGATTTAATTGACGGCCTGCACAATGAGAATGAAAAGTAG